The proteins below are encoded in one region of Triticum aestivum cultivar Chinese Spring chromosome 1B, IWGSC CS RefSeq v2.1, whole genome shotgun sequence:
- the LOC123100685 gene encoding protein tesmin/TSO1-like CXC 5: MSRTTCSCPPKKCFQGTCDCLIGIELCYSGCNCSGDCQNGLSLGTINPAAAQGTTPTLASGSSAAQDTAQTQPLAPSSSTAQGIAQPHPLAPSSSTAAVPKPEAVGGRVKCNCNFTKCLNCQCTCFREGLSCIMGRCKCYDCENNDDWLADEDYVECACKTKNCKTGACGCNKKLKGCMHRV; encoded by the exons ATGTCGCGGACAACTTGCAGCTGCCCCCCAAAGAAGTGTTTCCAAGG CACTTGTGACTGTTTAATAGGGATTGAGTTATGCTATTCGGGATGCAACTGCAGTGGTGACTGCCAGAACGGCTTATCTCTTGGAACAATCAACCCGGCTGCTGCCCAAGGTACCACCCCAACGCTTGCCTCTGGCTCTTCTGCTGCCCAAGATACTGCTCAAACGCAACCGCTTGCCCCGAGCTCTTCTACTGCCCAAGGTATCGCTCAACCACATCCACTTGCCCCGAGCTCTTCTACTGCGGCCGTGCCAAAGCCAGAGGCAGTTGGTGGGCGGGTGAAGTGCAACTGCAACTTTACCAAATGCCTAAACTG CCAATGCACATGTTTCAGGGAGGGTTTGAGTTGCATTATGGGACGCTGCAAGTGCTATGACTGCGAGAACAACGATGATTGGCTG GCCGACGAGGATTACGTGGAGTGCGCGTGCAAAACCAAAAACTGCAAAACTGGAGCCTGCGGTTGCAACAAG AAACTGAAAGGGTGTATGCATCGGGTGTGA
- the LOC123100696 gene encoding protein tesmin/TSO1-like CXC 3, which produces MSASVDSARKGCSCGSSKWQNFSTKCLNRKCGCYKDGVRCMLGRCKCKRCKNNPDQLAYEGGKGCTCKSNKCKIMTCGCRERGARCTLECSCQGCENGKGTGGEAADKSDAGPGGQGGTISSDKAVESSSKRAKLK; this is translated from the exons ATGTCAGCTTCTGTAGATAGTGCACGGAAGGGGTGCAGCTGTGGCAGCTCCAAATGGCAGAACTTCAGCACCAAATGCCTGAACAG AAAGTGCGGTTGTTACAAGGATGGTGTGCGTTGCATGCTTGGGCGATGCAAGTGCAAGCGCTGCAAGAACAATCCGGATCAGCTG GCCTATGAGGGTGGCAAGGGGTGCACGTGCAAATCCAACAAATGCAAAATCATGACCTGTGGTTGCCGGGAG CGCGGGGCCAGGTGCACCTTAGAATGCAGTTGCCAAGGGTGCGAAAATGGAAAAGGGACCGGAGGGG AAGCAGCTGATAAGTCCGATGCTGGACCAGGAGGGCAGGGAGGTACCATCAGCAGCGACAAGGCCGTCGAATCATCCAGCAAACGGGCAAAACTCAAG TGA